One segment of Parvularcula sp. IMCC14364 DNA contains the following:
- the queA gene encoding tRNA preQ1(34) S-adenosylmethionine ribosyltransferase-isomerase QueA, with product MRVDDFDFDLPEELIALRPASPRSASRLLHVSAMLADLQFADIVGILKPGDLLVRNNTKVIPAALQGIRLARDAAGQDIQVEINLHKLVSVDDDACINWRAFARPAKRLKQGDRLVFSPSLEATVSSRTGAEIELSFRMSAEVFDRALRDAGHMPLPPYIGRKRQVDERDEEDYQTVFASEQGSVAAPTAGLHFTEEIFAQLAARKVRLADVTLHVGAGTFLPVTAEDTEDHKMHAEWGEVSAETASLINETRAAGNRVVSVGTTSLRLLESAATDEGVQPFSDETDIFITPGFRFRAVDGLLTNFHLPRSTLFMLVSAFSGQARMKAAYEHAIENAYRFYSYGDACYLERHDN from the coding sequence ATGCGCGTGGATGACTTTGATTTCGATCTTCCAGAAGAGCTGATTGCACTGCGGCCTGCATCACCACGTTCTGCTTCGCGGTTGTTGCATGTTAGTGCCATGCTGGCTGATCTTCAGTTTGCAGATATAGTCGGCATCCTGAAGCCCGGTGACTTGCTGGTGCGCAACAACACCAAGGTCATCCCCGCCGCTCTTCAGGGCATACGCCTCGCTCGTGACGCAGCCGGGCAAGATATACAGGTCGAGATAAATCTTCATAAACTTGTGTCAGTTGACGATGATGCGTGTATCAACTGGCGCGCCTTTGCGCGTCCGGCAAAGCGCCTGAAGCAGGGTGACCGTCTAGTCTTCTCGCCATCGCTGGAGGCTACAGTCAGTAGCCGGACTGGTGCTGAAATAGAGCTGAGTTTCCGTATGAGCGCCGAGGTTTTTGACAGGGCGCTCCGGGACGCCGGACACATGCCCTTACCGCCTTATATCGGTCGCAAGCGGCAGGTCGATGAGCGGGACGAAGAAGACTATCAGACGGTATTTGCCAGTGAGCAGGGGTCAGTTGCTGCGCCCACAGCCGGGCTGCATTTCACGGAAGAAATATTTGCGCAACTTGCGGCCAGGAAGGTGCGCCTTGCCGACGTGACCTTGCATGTTGGGGCTGGGACTTTTTTGCCGGTGACAGCCGAAGATACAGAAGATCACAAGATGCATGCTGAATGGGGGGAAGTATCTGCTGAAACAGCCAGTCTTATCAATGAAACACGTGCGGCCGGAAACAGGGTTGTCAGTGTTGGTACAACATCATTGAGGTTGCTCGAAAGCGCCGCCACGGATGAGGGCGTTCAACCTTTCAGTGATGAAACAGATATATTCATCACACCCGGTTTCAGGTTTCGAGCAGTTGACGGCTTGCTGACAAATTTTCATCTGCCACGATCAACACTGTTTATGCTCGTTTCGGCTTTTTCCGGGCAGGCGCGGATGAAAGCAGCATATGAACACGCCATAGAAAACGCCTACCGTTTTTACTCTTATGGCGATGCCTGCTATCTGGAGCGTCATGACAACTGA
- a CDS encoding peptidylprolyl isomerase, which produces MTENNLILETDAGNIVIETYPDKAPKHVAQITRLAEDGFYDGLSFHRVIDGFMAQGGCPNGTGMGGADENIPAEFNDVSHAEGICSMARAQDPDSASSQFFICLDDASFLDGQYTVWGKVIEGIENVHAINKGEPPATPTKIVKFRKAA; this is translated from the coding sequence TTGACCGAGAATAATCTGATACTTGAGACTGATGCAGGTAATATTGTCATAGAGACGTATCCGGATAAAGCGCCAAAGCATGTGGCGCAAATCACGCGTCTTGCGGAAGACGGTTTCTATGATGGCTTGAGTTTCCACCGGGTTATTGACGGTTTCATGGCGCAGGGCGGTTGTCCTAATGGCACCGGCATGGGCGGTGCAGACGAGAATATTCCGGCGGAGTTCAATGATGTGAGCCATGCGGAAGGTATCTGCTCCATGGCGCGCGCTCAGGACCCTGACTCTGCTTCCAGTCAGTTCTTTATCTGCCTAGATGATGCGTCTTTCCTTGATGGCCAATACACTGTCTGGGGTAAGGTGATTGAAGGCATTGAAAATGTACATGCCATCAATAAGGGCGAGCCGCCGGCGACCCCCACGAAGATCGTCAAGTTCCGCAAGGCTGCCTGA
- the tgt gene encoding tRNA guanosine(34) transglycosylase Tgt has product MTTDKTDIFSFSVQHTDGQARTGAIKTPRGEIRTPAFMPVGTAATVKAMHPEHVAATGADVILGNTYHLMLRPTAERIHRLGGLHEFMQWKGPILTDSGGFQVMSLASLRKMTEEGVTFRSHIDGSAHALSPERSIEIQCLLGADIQMQLDECPPYPITEDAAEASMELSLRWAKRSQAAFAEMARPGQALFGIVQGSTFEHLRRRSLEGLIDLDFPGFSIGGLAVGEGQEEMFRVLDFTTPHLPGDKPRYLMGVGKPSDLVGAVARGVDMFDCVLPTRSGRHGQAWTPDGPLNIKNARFAEDNTPLDPDSECPASSQYTKAYLNHLFKAGEYLGPMLLTWHNLHYYQQLMSGMREAIARGQFEKFQQDFMARQG; this is encoded by the coding sequence ATGACAACTGATAAGACGGATATTTTTTCATTCAGCGTACAGCACACAGACGGGCAGGCGCGCACTGGTGCCATAAAGACGCCGCGTGGTGAAATCCGCACGCCTGCCTTCATGCCGGTGGGTACAGCTGCGACCGTCAAGGCGATGCACCCCGAGCATGTGGCTGCAACTGGCGCTGATGTCATACTGGGCAACACTTACCACCTGATGCTGCGGCCAACGGCAGAGCGAATCCACAGGTTGGGAGGCTTGCATGAATTCATGCAATGGAAAGGGCCAATCCTCACGGATTCTGGGGGCTTTCAGGTCATGTCGCTGGCCTCGTTAAGAAAGATGACGGAGGAGGGGGTCACTTTCAGGTCCCATATTGATGGGTCTGCTCACGCTCTGTCGCCAGAGCGCAGTATAGAAATACAGTGTCTGCTTGGAGCTGATATCCAGATGCAGCTTGACGAATGTCCACCTTATCCGATTACAGAGGATGCGGCGGAAGCGTCCATGGAACTGTCCCTGCGCTGGGCGAAACGCTCGCAGGCGGCGTTTGCCGAAATGGCCCGGCCCGGACAGGCTTTGTTCGGTATTGTTCAGGGTTCTACATTCGAACATCTGCGTCGCCGCTCCCTGGAGGGGCTGATTGACCTTGATTTTCCTGGCTTCTCAATCGGCGGGTTGGCTGTTGGGGAGGGGCAGGAAGAAATGTTCCGGGTGCTGGATTTTACAACGCCGCACTTGCCAGGAGACAAGCCGCGCTACTTGATGGGGGTTGGCAAGCCTTCTGATCTGGTCGGTGCTGTGGCAAGGGGGGTGGATATGTTTGACTGCGTTTTGCCAACGCGATCCGGTCGTCATGGTCAGGCCTGGACGCCGGATGGCCCGCTCAATATCAAAAACGCCCGGTTTGCTGAGGACAATACACCGCTGGACCCGGATAGTGAGTGTCCTGCCTCGTCACAATATACCAAAGCCTATCTCAATCATCTGTTCAAAGCTGGGGAATATCTTGGGCCGATGCTACTTACCTGGCATAACCTGCATTATTATCAGCAACTCATGTCCGGGATGCGTGAGGCAATTGCGCGGGGGCAGTTTGAAAAATTTCAGCAGGATTTCATGGCGCGTCAGGGATAA
- the gyrA gene encoding DNA gyrase subunit A: protein MRKSYLDYAMSVIVSRAIPDARDGLKPVHRRVLWSMQTNGQVWNKPYSKSARIVGDVIGKYHPHGDQAVYDALVRMAQDFSMSLPLLDGQGNFGSIDNDPPAAMRYTEVRMAKPADSLLADIEKDTVDYQVNYDGKEKEPVVLPARFPNLLVNGAGGIAVGMATNIPPHNLGEIIDATVALIDNPDLPDADLLEIVPGPDFPTGAQILGQSGSRSALLTGRGSIIMRARTSIEEIRKDRMAIIAHDVPYQVNKAQMIEKISALVREKKIEGIADLRDESDRTGIRVVIELRRDAVPDVVLNNLHKQSQLQTSFGANILALNGGRPEQMNLRSVLTSFIGFREEVVTRRTKFELRKARDRAHVLVGLAIAVANIDEVVALIRRAPDPSTAREELMSRNWPAKDFAPLVALVADPRHSLQEDGTLKLSEEQARAILDLRLQRLTALGRDEIGDELKGLAEKIKDYLDILRKRSRVMQIILDELAEVREQFAVPRRTEIIDAGFEMEDEDLIAREEMVVTVTHGGYVKRTPLSTYRAQRRGGKGRAGMKMKDEDFVSQLFVGSTHTPLLFFTSSGMVYKMKLWRLPEGAPSARGKAFVNLLPLQQGERVTTILPLPEDERDWAQMDIMFATGSGGVRRNKLSDFTQINRNGKIAMKLDEGDQIVGVQLARETDNVLLTTSSGNCIRFPVDAVRVFTGRTSTGVRGIRLDETSALGDDRVISMAILDGVEITSDEAKAYLKYATAMRRAIAGEASHPEEDDGDSGSQEATDTVLSDERIAALQVREQFILTVTENGFGKRSSSYEYRTSGRGGKGIIAIATNERNGRVTASFPVQEADEIMLVTDGGQLIRTNVEDIRIAGRSTQGVTILKTRDDEKVVSVEHVPEISEEEGGEDDG from the coding sequence ATGCGCAAGTCCTATCTGGACTATGCCATGAGCGTCATCGTCTCGCGCGCCATTCCTGATGCGCGCGACGGCCTCAAGCCCGTGCACCGGCGTGTTCTCTGGTCCATGCAAACGAACGGACAGGTTTGGAACAAGCCATATTCCAAATCCGCCCGGATTGTTGGTGATGTGATTGGTAAATATCACCCTCATGGAGATCAGGCTGTCTATGATGCGCTTGTGCGTATGGCGCAGGACTTCTCCATGAGCCTGCCGCTTCTCGACGGTCAGGGGAATTTCGGCTCCATAGACAACGATCCGCCAGCCGCCATGCGGTACACAGAAGTGCGGATGGCCAAGCCCGCTGACTCGCTTCTCGCCGATATTGAGAAGGACACGGTCGATTACCAGGTCAATTATGATGGCAAGGAAAAAGAGCCGGTCGTACTGCCCGCCCGTTTTCCGAACCTGCTGGTCAACGGTGCCGGCGGGATCGCCGTGGGCATGGCGACCAATATCCCGCCGCATAATCTGGGGGAAATCATTGATGCGACGGTTGCCCTGATTGATAATCCTGATTTGCCTGATGCAGACCTTCTGGAGATTGTGCCTGGGCCTGATTTTCCGACGGGTGCGCAGATTCTTGGTCAGTCAGGTTCGCGTTCAGCGCTACTGACCGGGCGCGGCTCCATTATCATGCGAGCGCGCACCAGTATCGAGGAAATCCGCAAAGACCGGATGGCGATTATTGCGCATGACGTGCCGTATCAGGTGAACAAGGCGCAGATGATCGAGAAAATTTCTGCGCTCGTCCGTGAGAAGAAGATCGAAGGAATCGCTGATCTGCGCGATGAGTCCGATCGTACCGGTATCCGGGTTGTGATCGAACTGCGACGCGATGCCGTGCCGGATGTGGTGCTGAATAACCTTCACAAGCAGTCTCAGTTGCAGACCAGCTTCGGCGCGAACATTCTCGCCCTGAATGGGGGGCGCCCGGAGCAGATGAACCTGCGCTCCGTGCTGACATCATTTATCGGCTTCCGCGAAGAAGTTGTGACCCGTCGCACGAAGTTTGAACTGCGCAAGGCCCGTGACCGGGCCCATGTTCTGGTTGGCCTGGCGATCGCCGTGGCTAATATTGACGAAGTTGTCGCGCTTATTCGCCGGGCACCGGACCCCTCAACGGCTCGCGAGGAGTTAATGTCACGCAACTGGCCGGCCAAGGATTTTGCACCACTGGTGGCTCTTGTGGCCGATCCGCGCCACTCCCTGCAGGAGGATGGCACACTGAAACTGTCCGAGGAGCAGGCGCGGGCCATTCTCGATTTGCGTCTGCAACGTCTGACAGCGCTGGGCCGCGATGAGATTGGTGATGAGCTGAAGGGCCTGGCTGAGAAAATCAAGGACTATCTGGACATCCTGCGCAAGCGTTCTCGCGTCATGCAGATCATTCTCGATGAACTGGCGGAGGTGCGTGAGCAGTTTGCTGTGCCACGCCGTACCGAGATTATTGATGCCGGTTTCGAGATGGAGGATGAAGACCTGATCGCCCGTGAAGAAATGGTCGTGACGGTTACGCATGGGGGGTATGTCAAACGGACACCGCTCTCGACTTATCGTGCACAACGGCGCGGCGGGAAGGGACGGGCAGGCATGAAAATGAAGGACGAGGATTTCGTCTCTCAGCTTTTTGTCGGCAGTACCCACACGCCGCTGCTGTTCTTCACGTCATCAGGCATGGTGTACAAGATGAAGCTCTGGCGGTTGCCGGAAGGGGCGCCGTCAGCGCGTGGCAAGGCATTCGTCAATCTGCTGCCGCTGCAACAGGGTGAGCGTGTCACGACGATCCTGCCGCTGCCGGAAGATGAACGAGACTGGGCGCAGATGGACATTATGTTTGCCACGGGCTCTGGTGGTGTTCGGCGCAACAAGCTCTCTGATTTCACCCAGATCAACCGCAACGGCAAGATCGCCATGAAGCTGGATGAGGGCGACCAGATTGTCGGTGTGCAGCTGGCACGGGAGACAGACAATGTGCTGCTGACGACATCCAGCGGCAACTGCATCCGCTTCCCGGTTGACGCTGTACGTGTGTTTACCGGGCGTACATCAACGGGTGTGCGTGGCATCCGACTGGATGAAACATCTGCCCTCGGGGACGACAGGGTTATTTCAATGGCCATTCTGGATGGTGTTGAAATTACATCTGATGAAGCCAAAGCCTATCTCAAATATGCAACAGCCATGCGCCGGGCGATTGCCGGTGAGGCGAGCCATCCGGAAGAAGATGACGGTGATAGCGGCTCTCAGGAGGCGACGGATACAGTCCTTTCTGACGAGCGTATCGCCGCGTTGCAGGTGCGCGAGCAGTTTATTTTGACCGTCACTGAAAATGGTTTCGGTAAACGCTCCTCTTCTTACGAGTACCGGACTTCAGGTCGTGGCGGGAAGGGCATTATTGCGATTGCCACGAATGAGCGAAACGGTCGCGTGACGGCCTCTTTCCCGGTACAAGAAGCCGACGAGATCATGCTCGTCACCGATGGTGGGCAGCTTATCCGCACAAATGTAGAAGATATCCGTATCGCTGGGCGCAGCACGCAGGGTGTAACCATTCTGAAGACCAGAGACGATGAGAAAGTTGTCTCTGTCGAGCATGTGCCGGAAATCAGTGAGGAAGAGGGGGGCGAGGATGATGGTTAG
- a CDS encoding peptidylprolyl isomerase produces MRFKKKILAAVAALPFLALAAPLASAATPEEIVQAAPENAWRYVDPDDLLFMDLPSGRIIIELREDFAPLHVERIKTLTRQGFYDGLLFHRVIEGFMAQGGDPTGTGTGSSDLPNLQAEFMRDATEAAATGFSAIGRDARSPRLGFIGPIPVAAQPETMKDFLVEDNIALWGMHCRGVMSMARAGDPNSANSQFFLMFGDSRGSLDQKYTVWGRIVDGFENARRINRGEPPERPTPIVRMRLGSDVPVEDRDYVEVLRTDGQEFRNYLSAGAEITQDGYVKDVCNIRIPTKINGEIEL; encoded by the coding sequence ATGCGTTTCAAGAAAAAAATACTGGCTGCTGTTGCCGCACTTCCATTTCTGGCCCTTGCAGCACCCCTTGCTTCTGCCGCGACACCTGAGGAGATTGTTCAGGCCGCGCCTGAAAATGCCTGGCGCTATGTCGACCCGGATGACCTTTTGTTCATGGATCTGCCAAGCGGACGGATCATTATTGAGTTGCGCGAGGATTTTGCCCCGCTGCATGTGGAGCGTATCAAGACTCTGACACGCCAGGGTTTTTATGATGGGCTGTTGTTCCATCGCGTGATTGAAGGGTTCATGGCCCAAGGCGGCGATCCCACTGGCACAGGGACAGGCTCGTCTGATCTCCCCAACCTTCAAGCAGAGTTCATGCGTGACGCAACAGAAGCTGCAGCGACCGGCTTTTCTGCGATTGGTAGAGATGCCCGCTCACCACGGCTTGGGTTTATCGGGCCTATTCCAGTGGCAGCCCAGCCTGAAACCATGAAAGACTTTCTGGTTGAAGATAATATTGCGCTTTGGGGGATGCATTGTCGCGGCGTGATGTCCATGGCGCGTGCTGGCGACCCCAACAGCGCTAACAGTCAGTTCTTCCTGATGTTTGGCGATTCTCGAGGTTCGCTGGATCAGAAATATACCGTCTGGGGGCGCATTGTTGACGGATTTGAAAATGCTCGCCGTATCAACAGAGGCGAGCCGCCAGAGAGACCAACACCAATTGTACGTATGCGACTTGGTAGCGATGTGCCGGTTGAAGATCGTGACTATGTGGAAGTCCTGCGTACAGACGGTCAAGAATTCCGTAACTATCTTTCTGCTGGTGCCGAGATCACACAGGATGGGTATGTGAAAGATGTCTGTAACATTAGAATACCAACCAAAATCAATGGAGAAATAGAGCTTTGA
- a CDS encoding bifunctional alpha/beta hydrolase/OsmC family protein: MSVRPIKLSFPGASGADLAARLDLPTGHIRAYALFAHCFTCSKDLIGARKISEALTRQGIAVMRFDFTGLGDSGGDFASTNFSTNLADLASAVSFLRDTYKAPAILIGHSLGGRAILSMAADVPEAKAVVTIGSPESPAHVTHQFAEQLDVIRKQGEAAIRLGERPFTIRRQFLDDLEKHSLADISRQQHYALLVMHSPTDTIVGIENATGIFTSARHPKSFVSLDTADHLLSNRKDATYAATVIGGWASHYIDDDESTEEEETETGIVELSETGLGKFQNTVRVGPHKLLADEPLDMGGLGSGPSPYEFLSTALGACTNMTLRMYADHKKIPLDRVAIRVRHFKTHGRDSESAAGDKDAPAAKLDHFEREIALEGDFDDKTRARLLEIADKCPVHKTLETGAKVLTRDVTEAGETDDQGSS; encoded by the coding sequence ATGAGCGTTAGACCCATCAAACTGAGTTTCCCCGGCGCATCTGGTGCTGATCTTGCGGCGCGGCTGGATTTGCCGACCGGGCATATCCGCGCCTATGCGCTGTTTGCCCACTGTTTTACATGTTCCAAGGATCTCATTGGTGCGCGCAAGATATCAGAAGCGCTGACCCGTCAGGGCATTGCGGTCATGAGATTTGACTTCACCGGGCTGGGTGACTCAGGTGGCGATTTTGCCTCGACGAATTTCTCGACAAATCTTGCCGACCTGGCCAGTGCGGTTTCGTTCCTGCGCGACACATATAAAGCACCGGCGATTTTGATCGGCCATTCCCTTGGTGGCCGCGCCATCCTCAGCATGGCAGCGGATGTGCCGGAGGCTAAAGCAGTGGTGACGATCGGCAGCCCAGAAAGCCCGGCGCATGTGACCCATCAGTTCGCCGAGCAGCTTGATGTCATACGCAAGCAGGGAGAAGCTGCCATCAGGCTTGGGGAGCGCCCCTTCACGATCCGGCGGCAGTTCCTGGATGACCTGGAAAAGCATTCCCTCGCCGATATCAGTCGCCAGCAGCACTATGCCCTGCTGGTCATGCACTCGCCCACTGATACAATTGTCGGCATAGAGAACGCCACGGGCATTTTCACCAGTGCCAGGCACCCGAAAAGTTTTGTATCCCTCGATACGGCAGACCATCTCCTCTCAAACAGGAAAGATGCCACTTATGCGGCCACAGTGATTGGTGGCTGGGCCAGTCACTATATAGATGATGATGAAAGTACCGAGGAGGAAGAAACAGAAACCGGTATCGTGGAATTGAGCGAAACCGGCCTTGGTAAATTTCAGAACACGGTGCGTGTCGGCCCCCATAAACTGCTGGCAGATGAGCCGCTGGATATGGGTGGGCTTGGCTCTGGCCCCTCGCCTTACGAGTTTCTTTCGACCGCACTGGGCGCCTGCACAAACATGACCCTGCGCATGTATGCTGACCACAAGAAAATCCCCCTTGATCGTGTCGCCATCAGGGTGCGCCACTTCAAGACCCATGGTCGGGACAGCGAAAGTGCAGCGGGAGACAAGGACGCGCCGGCGGCAAAACTGGATCATTTCGAGCGGGAAATCGCGCTTGAGGGGGATTTTGATGATAAAACCCGCGCAAGATTGCTTGAAATCGCGGATAAATGCCCCGTACACAAGACGCTCGAAACGGGCGCAAAAGTGCTCACCCGTGATGTCACCGAGGCAGGAGAGACAGATGACCAAGGCAGCAGCTGA
- a CDS encoding TraR/DksA C4-type zinc finger protein, which yields MPSDPEKFRGLLEERKRDLLDLSRRASDARKPVELDQQSVGRLSRQDALQQQAMAKAQEKLRQRDLARIERALNRLEGGDYGLCQECEEEIAEQRLLIDPATELCLACRD from the coding sequence ATGCCCTCTGATCCCGAAAAATTCCGCGGCCTGCTGGAAGAGCGAAAGCGCGACCTGCTTGATCTATCGCGCCGCGCTTCAGATGCGCGCAAGCCTGTTGAACTTGACCAGCAGTCTGTTGGTCGCCTGTCGCGGCAGGATGCCTTGCAGCAGCAGGCCATGGCGAAGGCTCAGGAGAAATTGCGCCAACGTGACCTTGCCCGCATAGAGCGTGCCCTGAACCGCCTTGAGGGTGGCGATTATGGTCTGTGTCAGGAATGTGAGGAAGAAATAGCCGAGCAGAGACTATTGATTGATCCAGCTACAGAATTATGCCTTGCCTGCCGTGACTGA
- a CDS encoding acyl-CoA thioesterase domain-containing protein, whose translation MNVTSVHTNFLRSTTPTNVHGSVSIHRLGRRFGFLAATCWQENRDNPVATAETGIRIKRPEEVSVTAGKA comes from the coding sequence ATCAATGTTACCAGCGTTCACACAAATTTTTTGCGCTCAACAACGCCGACAAATGTTCATGGCAGCGTTTCCATTCACCGGCTCGGGCGTCGTTTCGGATTTCTTGCGGCGACCTGCTGGCAGGAAAACAGAGACAATCCCGTGGCAACAGCGGAAACAGGCATCCGCATCAAGCGCCCGGAGGAAGTATCAGTCACGGCAGGCAAGGCATAA
- a CDS encoding DUF1801 domain-containing protein codes for MGKSDNKTVATDADVTAFLEAVEPEKRRRDGFRALEMLKRVTGHEPRMWGPSLIGFDEYHYKYESGREGDFLAIGFSPRKANMVFYLMPGYQDFGPQLERLGKHKLGKSCLYITDLDKVDMSVLEEMCTNAYQYIVDNYH; via the coding sequence ATGGGAAAGTCAGACAACAAGACCGTCGCCACCGACGCAGATGTTACGGCCTTTCTTGAAGCCGTCGAACCGGAAAAACGCAGGCGCGACGGCTTTCGTGCTCTTGAGATGCTCAAACGTGTCACCGGTCACGAGCCCAGAATGTGGGGGCCAAGCCTCATAGGCTTCGATGAATATCACTACAAATATGAAAGCGGTCGCGAGGGCGATTTCCTTGCGATCGGCTTCAGCCCGCGCAAAGCCAACATGGTTTTCTACCTGATGCCCGGCTATCAGGATTTCGGCCCGCAACTGGAGCGCCTCGGCAAGCATAAGCTGGGCAAGAGCTGCCTCTATATCACGGACCTCGACAAGGTCGATATGTCCGTACTGGAAGAAATGTGCACCAACGCTTACCAGTATATTGTGGACAATTATCACTAA
- the coaD gene encoding pantetheine-phosphate adenylyltransferase, producing MVSRTGLYPGTFDPLTNGHLDIISRALKLVDTLYIGVAINRDKGPLFSLEQRVEMVEAETKALSDGSNSVIKVVPFDTLLMSFAEELKADIIIRGLRAVADFEYEFQMVGMNSFLNDEIETVFLMADPHHQAIASKLVKEIARLKGDITSFVPADVASRLNEKFGN from the coding sequence ATGGTTAGCAGGACGGGTCTTTACCCTGGCACTTTTGACCCTCTTACAAATGGACACCTGGACATCATCAGTCGCGCACTCAAGCTGGTTGATACACTCTATATCGGCGTGGCGATAAACCGCGACAAGGGACCACTTTTTTCTCTCGAACAGCGGGTGGAAATGGTCGAGGCCGAAACAAAAGCTCTGAGTGATGGGAGCAATTCAGTCATCAAGGTCGTGCCCTTTGATACACTGCTCATGTCATTTGCAGAGGAACTGAAGGCCGACATTATCATTCGCGGGCTTCGGGCTGTTGCCGATTTTGAGTATGAATTTCAAATGGTTGGTATGAATTCTTTCCTCAATGATGAGATCGAGACGGTCTTCCTCATGGCTGACCCGCACCATCAGGCAATCGCATCCAAGCTGGTGAAGGAAATTGCCAGACTGAAAGGGGATATTACCAGTTTTGTGCCGGCAGACGTTGCCAGCAGGCTAAACGAAAAATTTGGTAATTAA
- a CDS encoding PaaI family thioesterase, with protein MTEHPDIPSPLSPVQQAAKAFIESEHPLFTKLGLKATRISEGEISFRLTIPPQYSDGDHVHSGIMAIMLDTILGNAVWTSLDRFVPIATINLKTDYFTKVSPNTPLICSGICEGIRDDVAYSTGRAMIAKTGELVAMAAGTFMVGTRSKSRSRL; from the coding sequence GTGACAGAACATCCCGATATCCCCTCACCGCTTTCACCTGTTCAGCAGGCCGCGAAGGCTTTTATCGAGAGCGAGCATCCGCTTTTCACCAAACTCGGATTGAAAGCAACGCGCATCTCTGAAGGAGAGATCAGTTTCCGTCTCACGATTCCACCGCAATATAGCGACGGTGACCATGTTCACAGCGGCATCATGGCCATAATGCTGGACACAATTCTCGGCAATGCTGTCTGGACCTCGCTTGACCGGTTTGTCCCCATCGCAACGATCAATCTGAAAACTGATTATTTCACCAAGGTTTCACCGAATACGCCACTGATCTGCAGCGGCATCTGCGAGGGTATTCGTGATGACGTTGCCTATAGTACAGGGCGCGCCATGATCGCAAAAACTGGCGAGCTAGTGGCGATGGCTGCGGGCACGTTCATGGTCGGCACCCGCAGCAAATCCAGGTCACGATTATGA
- a CDS encoding chorismate mutase produces the protein MTKAAADCDNMDEVRVEIDRIDAALIDLMAERWDYVDRAWQLKTSPAEATVPWRIQQVIDKVRSRAEAGGLPPSLAEALWRQLIGWGIQYEEEKLRDRHK, from the coding sequence ATGACCAAGGCAGCAGCTGATTGCGACAATATGGACGAAGTGCGTGTTGAAATAGATCGCATTGACGCTGCGCTGATTGATCTGATGGCGGAGCGCTGGGACTATGTGGACCGTGCATGGCAATTGAAGACAAGCCCGGCAGAAGCAACAGTGCCCTGGCGCATCCAGCAGGTCATTGACAAAGTGCGTAGCCGGGCGGAGGCGGGCGGCCTGCCCCCTTCCCTGGCGGAAGCTCTCTGGCGCCAGTTGATAGGCTGGGGCATTCAGTATGAAGAAGAAAAACTGCGTGACCGGCACAAGTGA
- a CDS encoding superoxide dismutase family protein, which produces MLQKRMVTAAALVMTVVACAPEQQTYRGEADPLLETLAPAAGATASAKFISPDGEFLGNVTMSDSTNGVLIRVDLKNLPQGWHGIHLHQIGDCGDGSEGFKASGGHINPDGNAHGLLNPDGYERADMPNIYAGADGRATAAFFNSYVRLNNSEDVAETVGFGAVLLDTNGFAMVVHENADDHQSQPIGGAGPRIACAAFN; this is translated from the coding sequence ATGCTGCAAAAAAGAATGGTGACGGCGGCGGCTCTGGTCATGACTGTTGTTGCCTGTGCCCCTGAGCAACAGACATATCGCGGCGAAGCAGACCCACTTCTTGAAACACTGGCCCCCGCAGCAGGCGCAACAGCGAGTGCGAAGTTCATTTCCCCTGATGGTGAATTTCTCGGCAACGTCACCATGAGTGACAGTACCAACGGCGTGCTGATCAGGGTGGACCTGAAAAACCTTCCCCAAGGGTGGCATGGCATCCATCTCCACCAGATTGGTGACTGCGGTGACGGCTCGGAGGGCTTCAAGGCGTCCGGCGGACATATCAACCCGGACGGTAATGCCCATGGCCTGTTAAACCCGGACGGCTATGAACGCGCTGATATGCCGAACATATATGCCGGGGCAGATGGCCGCGCGACAGCAGCCTTCTTCAATTCCTATGTGCGTCTCAACAACAGCGAAGATGTTGCCGAAACCGTCGGCTTCGGCGCCGTTCTTCTGGACACAAACGGTTTTGCCATGGTTGTGCATGAAAATGCTGATGACCATCAAAGTCAGCCCATTGGCGGGGCCGGACCACGCATCGCCTGCGCCGCATTCAACTGA